The Benincasa hispida cultivar B227 unplaced genomic scaffold, ASM972705v1 Contig159, whole genome shotgun sequence genomic sequence ATGTACAACCAATCATCCTTGATCCCTAGGCATCTTTAAAATCGTAAACCAAATGGTCCCCAATAAATCAAGTGTCACTTTTAAAGCTTTAAGGACCAAATAGATATCAAGCTCGAAGCTCAGGTACCAAAAGTGTAGTTTGTCCTAATTTCAAACCGCAGACACCAAAAATGTAGTTTGccctatattatatatattatagacataatattaaatttctatggacatgtcaatattttcatccatatttttatattttcatgggTTTGATAGCGACATGAGAAGTAaatcgatattttcattatatcgtaaaaaaaacataaaatataaaaaatataagcaACAATATGTCATTAATGTAAatgtatataaataatagacatgctaacttatttaaaaataaaaataatctttttactaatttaaatttacttttttttttttattttataatttttttttaaaaacatctaTTGAAATcgatatttttcataaaataaaagtttcGTAAAATGAATGGCTATATATATCCGTGGAAATCGACATGTATAAGAGGGATGGAAATTAGAACGTAAGTTCCCTACTTTGGGCCGACCCGGATTTCATAGCCCGAGCACTGAGCCTCAAAAGGGCTTCGTTCTTAATCGTGGAGCCTTATTCTTGATCGTCCTCCGATTCTCGTTctgatttttccaattttacgctcttttttcctttcttttcttcctctgtTCTTCCCTGCAAGATATTCTCCCACACACAATTCTTTTAGTTTCAACTTCTGAATTCATCTTCTACCAAAATGCAAGGAGGAGAAGATGTAAGCATTGAAGAGTTGGCTAATAATCTCTCTACCTACAAAGACCAGCTTCAGCAGGTGCTTCtcttctccatttttttaaatgattttgtttCAGTTACTGGGGttttctttcttcaaatttATTCGAACCAAAATTGGATATTTATGATCTTTTAAACCTTTGCTGCTGTCATTCTTGAGTTCTTCCTAGTAGTTTGTATCTGAATTAGGGGTTTGCTCACCACCTTGGACTGTTGCAGTGCCAATTTGCAGCAAATCCGGAGGAAATGAAACCTGTATCGGATAATTGCATTAAACCTAGAAATTTAGAACTTAATCCACATAAATTAGTATCAAGATTCTTTCTAGGACTTACTAGTTTAATAAGGTTTTTATCTGTTGTCCTTGTTCtttatttataactttttttttttttggatactGAAATTCCTGAGCAGGGTTTAAGCATCTGAATGATTATTACGTTTTTATGGCGAATTCTTAATTATCAGTCGATCATAACAACATGAATTCTTGGCTTCCTCACTTTGTTTGGTTTTGTATGTATGTTCTTGTGTAAAATAACTTCTTTTTATACTGATCCAGGTCAGACAGCTGTTAGATGATGATCCTGGCAACTCTGAATACATAGATATGGAAAAGGAGCTTGAAGAGGTAGTTTGATTTTTTCTCTCCTAGTATGTCCATCCTTCCTTGTTAACTCGTCACATGTGTATGGTTTAGTACTCTTCATATTCCTGCTGAATGTATTTTTAGGTTCACCTTCTGCTGTAGCACTAAGGATCAGAGAACGCTCAGaactattatttttattatatgggTTTCCAGTCAAGTttgctttctttcttttgtctGTCTTCCTTTTTCCATTTAAAGGAAACATGTTGTTGAAATAAGAAAGAGTTATGGCCCCTGTggagatttccattttcatttttgggAGGAAAAGGTgagggggttgtatctttcatTTATGTGCTCCAGAGCTTTACTCTCTGGTCATAAGTGATCATTATTGGATATGTGTGAAaaatttgaaacttcatcaaGATGCACATCACTTTTACCTTGGTTCCCTTGCAGGTGTGCTAACATTCGTGATGGCCAGTCTGCTCTTCCCCTGACCTCCTTTCAGATGCTGATCCTGAGATTTAAGTTCTTGtgttttattcttctttttttttttgggggatAATTACCTGCTCTTTGTGAAATTTAcagttgaaaatatattttaacagAAACATTGGACTTGGGCTAAAGTTGCAGTAATGCAGGTTATCGCTTTGACGGAAGAACTTCTTTCAACAGCGAAGCAAAATGAGATTCCTGGATCAAATGTAGAAACAGGTGATGACAGTGCATCAATTAGTTTCCACCAGCCTAAAGAAAATGAGATGGTAAGTTCACATTTGTCCTCATTTTGTACATTGCATTTCTCTGCTGGAATCAACATAATGTTATAGATGGTTATAGCCTTAGATTTAACGCACACTGCTTGGATCTTTGTGTGGTTTGTTGTGTGTGTTGGAACTGTTTTTGTGTATGTGCTCACATGCGCAACTGCAAACACATTTGTGTCTGTGCTTTGAAGGCTTAATATTTTGCCTTATTTGGAAGCATCCCTCGTAAACATTAACTGGCACGTGGTTTATCCTGATGTGCTAACTTAATAATACTCTGCTGTGCATATATTTGGGCTGGTATTCAATTATTTGCCCCTCTGTGGGCTTCCGCTTCAAAAGGGATTTATATTTATGATTTCAATAGTCGTTAACAATTAGAGGTTCAATTCTCCATCCTCCCTAACGTGAGAAGCATTATTTCTTTTGGTTGGCAGGGGTGTGTGCTATCATGTGGAATCTTTGGGGGAAAGGAACATAGTGTTTAGAGGGTCGTCTAGGGACCCTAATGATGTTTGGGTCATTATAAAGTTTCATATTAGATGACATGATGTTCTATCTCAAAACTAATTGGCAATGAGAGGAGTAGCCCATGTATCTTGTAAAGATTGTGAATTCTCTCCATTttttcaatgtgggattctcaatACACCCTTTCAAGATGGTGACTCTTTAGGTTCACCATTCTTAGATCAACTGAATGCATTTGGGCTTTAGGAGTTTCGGTACCATGTTAAATCACCGGTTAACCCAAATGTTTAATCTGATGGgcgaaggtaaatttaatattatagcAACACTCATTTAATATTATAGCAACACTCTAACATCTAAGGCCAATACCTAGTTGTGGACTGTGTTGTAAAAAACCCTCTCAGGCGCATGCCGAGGATCAAAACGCAGGTCTGGCGCCTTGCCTTGAAAAGACAAGGCTCACAAATACACTATGCTCCAAGGCTCAAAGCCTTGGGCCTTAGGTCTTTTttcattattcttaaaaaatagtaataattagGTGTTTTCCttctttaactaaaaaaaaaatcaaatttactaagctaaatgcaaaattttttatgtttagtttagatttttatatatttatttatttatttttcatatttccacttcaactATGCCTCCACTTCTTTATATAGTACTTTTATGTATAGTGCGCCTcaccaaaaaggaaaacataCCCATGCCTTTTGTTGTGCTTTGCGGTTAAGCCCCCAATGACTATTGTGCTTTGTGACTTGAGCTTTAAAAAACAATGGTTATAGATTTTTGATCAATAATTCTCCAGGCCAAGTGGCCTAGCATTTGTATAAAGTTTAATTAGTCTTTTTGATGACTTATTGAAACAACCATCCATAACTTGGAGTGCCTTCTAAGTATTTTGAAATCCTATTATAGCCCCAGGATGATGTCCATTTAGACCATCCATGTATTGACCAAACAATGCTAACATAAAATGCAATATCTAGTCTAGAATGTGATATGTGGATTAACTTTCTACAATGCTAATACACTTTTAGGAGACTTGAGATTAAAGAACAGACTTTATCCCTTAATGCAAATGAGGAGGTTAAATGGAGGCATATCCCTTAATGCAAATGAGGAGATTAAATGGAGGCAAAAGTGCAAGTCCAATTTGGCTGATTAATGGGGATGAAAACACAACCTTTTATCACAGGTATGTGGCTGCTAAGAAGAGAAAGAGCCGTATTACTGAAATACTCAATGAACAGAATGCTAGTGTGCTTCAGGATGGTGAAATTGAGGTTGAATTTATTTCTAACACAAAATTCTTCACCCGAAAATCAGGAACAAATTTCTGCCACATCCTTTGGCTTGGGATACCATTGATAATGAGCTTAGCCATTCTTTAGAATCTCCTTCTTGGATGGCAATTAAGGCAGGAGCCATTAAATCGCGGGGGCTTGATGGTTTCATCACtgcattctttaaaaaaatcttggaACATCTTAAAACCTGACTTAATTATAGTGTTCCAAGATTTTTTTGAGAATGGAATCATCAATGCAAATGTTAATGAGACATATATTTGCCCTATTCCCAAGAAAATTGATgccaagaaagtgggagattttcgtCCTATTAGCCTTACTACTTGCCTCTACAAGATTATTGCTTGTGTTTTGTCTAACCGCCTAAAAAAGTCCTCTCTACTACCATCACGCCTTACCAATCAGCCTTTGTTGAAGGTAGACAGATCTTACATGATCATTGATCgccaatgaaactattgaagaTTGACACTCTAGAAATACTAAATACTAAAGGGGTGGCCATTAAACTTGACATTGAGAAGGCATTTGACAAGGTTGATTGAGATTTTCTTGATGAAATACTGAAATTGAAGGGTTTTGGTACTAAATGGAGACAATGGATTAGAGGTTGTATATCCTCCACCAATTCCTCAATCATTATTAATGGAAAATCTAGAGGGAAAATTAAAGCCACTAGAGGACTAAGGCAAGGTGACCCTCTTTCACCCTTCCTCTTCATCCTTATTATGGATTGTCTTAGTAGGATCCTTTATTTGGCGGCTGAAAAAGGTTTCATTTGCGGATATTTGATACCAAGATCTACCATAAACATCAATCATCTTCTCTTCGCGGATGACACTATCCTTTTCTCTATGGACAATGAGAGGAAGATTGATAATCTCAATCGAATTGGCCTTTTTGACGATGCATCTAGGCTAAATGTTAATAGACAAAAGTCTGAATTTTTGGGAGTAAATTGTGACAAGGTCTGGGTTGAATCTGTTGCTGCAAAATATGAATACAAGGTGGGTCATTGGCCAACCACATACTTGGGTCTTCCCTTATATGGCAGGCCTAACACTCCATCCTTCTGGCAACCAATCATGGACAAGATTGACAAAAGGCTTCACTCTTGGCAGCACAACTCTCTCCAAAGGTGGTCGATTAACTTTGATAAATGCCACCCTATCCGACCAGCCTATTTACTATTTAACCCTCTTTCATGCTCCAACAAAAAGCAATGATGACATTGAACGCATTTTTAGGAATTTGGTTTGGTCACAAAGATAGCAAACTATCCCATTTGATGAGATGGATTGCATAAAGAAACCTCTTGAAAATGGCATGTTGGGAATCATTGATATCAACCAACACAACAAAGCCCTCCTTGCCAAATGGATTTGGCGTTTTCACCTTGAAAAAACGGCTCTGGCGAATCTTGATCAAGGCAAAGTATGGTTCTCAACATTATGATCTAAAGGCAACAGATTACAAAACCCTCTCTTCTAGGTGCCCCTGGAAATTTATTCTGAAGTAAAAGGATCTTATCTATGGGAATGTTTGCTGTAACATAGGTAATGGTTCATCTACGGCATTCTTGCATGATTTATAGTTTGGAGAACACCCACTAAAACAAATTTTCCCTAAGCTATATCAGTTGTCTGGCACAAAAAATGCATCGGTAGCGGAGATTTGGAATAATGAACACTGCATTTGGGCTTTAAATTTTAGAAGACACAACCTTCACCCATCTTCTTAAACTTGACCCTTACTGACAGATGATTCATGGATTTGGAGGCTTGAGTCGAGGATTTTCCACTAAATCTTTATACACTCTCCTCACCACTAGCAAGCTCTCTCTCACAGATGATTTTTTCAAGAATCTTTGGAGGAGACGCCCTTGACCAAAAAGAGTGAAATTCCTCCTATGGGAAATCAATAACTCTTGCCTTAATACCATGGATAGATTACCGAAGTGCTGCCCCTGGATCAACCTTTCTCCGTCTTGATGTTGCCTTTGCCAAAACAACAATGAATCTGTCTAGCATGTTTTCTTTGATTGCACTTTCTCTAGAGGGCTTTGGTATGAGATATTTGATGCCTTTAAATGGTTGATTGTACTCCCTTTTGATACACAGAGTTGGCTGCATTTGCTGATTAGTCACCCACCCTTCAAAGCCTCTAAAGATCAATATGGTTATGCCTTATCTGTTCTGTTTTGTGGAAGATTTGGgatgaaagaaatgaaagaatctTCCGGGAAAAATCCAGATCGACAAAGGACATTATGGATACTATCATACATACTGCCTTTTTTCTGGTGCAAAGGCTATTAAAAGCCATTAGTTTTCCTTTCTTATTGCAGACTGGAAACATCTTTTGTATACCCTATGAAATGGATCTTTTGTACCTTTGATATTTTTGGATATTTCATTCAATCAATGTAATCAGATCTTATCCCAAAATAATTTTCTAGAAGTCTTTGATACACGCCCTTGTCAATTGGAGAACCTTTTTACTCCTGTGTGAGACAAAATTTGGATGGACAGTTGTTTTTACTTGTCCGTTATGTTTGTCCTGCAATGAGAAGCACCTCCTGGTATTCTAGAGGCTTTTTGGGTTGCTGCTTTGaaaatcttttttctttcaatttgtcATTCATTTTGTAATTTGAAGGTTGTCGGTTGGTATAAAGAAGCCTTTTTTTGGGAAGATTacgagggttttttttttttttggtgtgtgTGGCTTGGAGTTCGATGCGGTGGTGCATTTTTTAGTTGGCTCTCTTTTTCGGAATTTGATTATGCTTTTGGTCAGTACAGACTGGttggttttgagttttcttttgATCTTCTAAGTCCAATGTTTTTCAGTTTTCTGTGGCTCCTCTCTCCTTCGGTCTCTTTTGCTCAGGGCTTAGCAATCATGACctttattttaatgttttggttagatttttaattttggttccTTATCAAAACGACCTTACTTGAACAAATTTGTCTACAGGTTGTACAATTATGTCTTTGAGTTCTGAGGAAAATGGTTCCTTGCTGAAGAGGTTTTACGATTTAGtattatttagatttttatttattttctttgtattcCTTCTTGGGAGCTTCAGTGAaaattcttgtttcttgtttcaaaAAGAATTTAAGAACTCTAGAATGTGTTTTCATTAAGAAATTACCATTCTGAATCTTATCACTCCCATGCTAAGAAAGATCCATCTTTTTAAATTGTGGTCTTAGAAAGCACAAACACAAATATGGATAAGGGACATAGATACGACAGGACATGATGATgcatcaatttctaaaaaactagaATACAAGTATGTTGAGCAAAACAATACAACGAATAagacttgagttagtacatATGAGAACAATCTTAAGAAATAAGATAAAAAGCACTCCAGTTAAAGTGGTGTGATCGGGTTTGGGGATACGATGAGGGCGCTAAGgcggtgtcaacctagttgagatggcCCGGTGTACCCGTTGATCCTTTGTATGATCGTCTTCATCTCTTCAAGTGTCTTTGTAATTTGAGCTCTAGCTTCTTTTCATTACATTAATGAAAAGTTTgatgtctatatatatatgtatatgtgtgtatatatatatatgtgtgtgtgtatatatatatatatatatctgtgtGTGTGTATATCTCCCTCTCTGTGTGTCTCTCTCTGGTACAGAAAGCCAACGGTGGTATTAGTTATGTCAAATATTATACGTTTAGTTGCTTTTACTAGAGTCAGTCTTTCAAAGCTTTTCATAACTTCCCTTTGTTTTTGTTCCCAGCCATTTGGATAgccttttgttatttatttatctatttttattttgtcaCTGGGGGTTTCCTAATTCTCCTTTACCTCTCTGTACctctctttttaaattttaagacatactacaaaaaaaaaaaagcaattagAATGGTTGGGCATGGAAGCACTATCACTCAAGAGACTTCATACATTCATGTACATAATGTTTACATGGAAGCATGTGTTGAGATGTTTAGTGATCTAATATTCTATGTTCTTGGTATGCAGGAAGCTGGAAGCATGTCTGATTATCACGAGAAATTTCCTATTGGATCAAAAGTTCAAGCCGTTTGGAGTGAGGATGGGGAGTggtgagtaaaaaaaaaaaaaaggagaaaatttaCCATCTTACTTAAACAGTACTGTTCTGTGGGTTGTACAACTGTGCCCTTAGGTTCTAAAAAAGAAAGTTTATTCTCCAACTTATTCTCTTTTTAGTTAGAAAAGAGACATTGTTGAAGATAAATGGTGTTTGAAAGAGATGTGTGCTTAAAGTTTACTTAGGACTCAAGTGCCAAAATTATAAgtgctttaaaaaaaatgattttgaccCTATCCAATTTAAGAAGCTGCGACATTTCCATGAAGTTAGTTTTGCAAAATGGATGTTAATGAAGATCAGGTTATTGTTCTACTATAACAGCCTAAAAAGCACAAACACTTTAGTTTGGCTAGCGTGTTTGTGTCTAACACTTTGgacatgtatcaaacacttattAATGCAACACATGTGTTCTAGAACACTAGTTGAGCGTGAAATACATCAAGCTAAGTCTTTTAAGCGTATAAATACATCAACtcatttattttggattttcatttgatataaaagtgtatattttatcaatacaCGTGTCCTTGCCGTGTCATGTcctagatttttaaaatatggcGTGTTGTTGTGTCCGTGTTGTATCGTATCCGTGTCTCGTATTCGTATCTGTGCCTCTTAGATAACAGCAGCTAGGCTGTCTCATAGAAAGAAAGGGGATgaaaaaacatgttaaattaatagtttgtttaaaccaatttaataCCACCACGACTATAAAGCCATTCCCTTTGTGAAAATTACGAACCTAAACTCGTCTTCATCTCCCCCCTTCAGTTTTCAGTTCATTGTGTCTGTTCAGTGAGGAGGGTTGGTCCCTAAGTCAGGTTTAATGCGTCTCTTTGACCTTCTATTGCTAAAGAGTTTCGTTACTTTTTGCTAAGTCTTACTTTTTAGATTAGAGCCCTTTTCTACATAGTTCTTGAGGTTCCCTTCTCAGGCTATTTTTCGTATGGCCCCCCTTCTTCTTTCATGTTTCTTAATGttatcattttttattgaaaagaTTTTCTGTTCAGCTATCTTGTTTTGAGCCTTCGAAGTAACATCTTCACTTGGTCTCTTGTCAAAATGCATGATAAGTCTATGGGAATAAGTCTTAGTCCGCTGAAGCTGATTTTAGTTTCTAGGTCTTCAAGCATATACCAATTTTGTTGATGTACGCCTTTTTTACTTCTCTCAGCTCCAATGTTTTCTGCCACCTCTTTTGAAGCTTTttgttcttttccctttttgttTAACTACTTTTCCTTCAACTATTTTATTAACAGAAACAAAACCTTTCGCTTGATTGTGTTCAATTGTTTGAATATTCAGGTACGATGCTACAATTGAAGCTCACACTGTAAATGGTTTCTATGTTAGTTATGATGGTTGGGGAAACAAAGAAGAGGTAAGGTTTCTACACCTGCTGTTTGCATGacttttgattatttttaaagcACTCTTTTATCATAAAAAGAAATTGTAGTATTTCTTCAAAAAGTTCTGGGTCGATTCTCTCTAAATTAACTAGAAATGTGAGGAATGGGTTCATGACGACTATGGGACATTTCCCTTTGGATGGGTTTAATCCGTAGGAGTTAGGACTAAAAGCATATGTAAGAATTCTTGGAAAGCCATCTTCGTTGGTTTTAGTTCCTTTGTTTGTTGGATTAGCTGGTATAAATAGAATACAGCGGTTTCCTCTTTGCAAGACTTGATTGAACATTGATAAAATTCTTGCATTTTGGTTTACTCTAGTCTGCCTAGAAAACTTGAAGGTATCTTGAACTCATTTTCTCTAAACCCTTTCCTATTTATAGTTCCCTAATTATTAGTAGGCCAATAACTAATAAGGTATTGTCtctttttgaaaagaaaaatgtgtaCATTATTGACTGATACCGGGGAGAAACAACTGCAAAATACCAGAAGAGTTAGCCTGAGGGAGAGCGCAATCAAGTTTAGGAGTTcatttcataatatatatatttctgaaGTTTAGGAGTTCTATATATATCTACACACACGTGTATATACCTACATACATATATACGCATACCTGTTAAATGGAATTATTAACCTTTTACCTAACTTGTGAGTCAGTAGTACATCAATTGTCAACATTTATGGTATCTACTAATTTTAGGTGGACCCTGCAAACGTAAGAGCAATCCAACTGGAAGTTAATGCTTTGCTTGAAGCAGAAAGAGTGGCTGAAGCTACAAAGCAGGCTATCAAACGCAAGATTGCTCAAGCTGCTTCTGTTGACTTCCAATCACGAAATTTACCATCAAAGCTTCGAATTGAACCTGATGATCCTGAGGACGTAGTAAGTAGTTGATAATCTTAATATTTCATGGCAACTAATTTATGAATCTAGTAATTAGCTTGCTATTTTAAGACAAATTTAATAGTGCATTTGTTTTGTACCTGTGATGCTtgaaattcatatatattttataatcgAGTACAACCCCTCTTCCCAAAACTTGCCGTGATGTAGTAATTTGTTTTGTATAGAAAGCCACCAAACGCAAGAAAATACATGCTTTCAAGTCGAAGATGCGGATAGAACAACTTGAAGTTACCCAAA encodes the following:
- the LOC120068948 gene encoding survival of motor neuron-related-splicing factor 30 — protein: MQGGEDVSIEELANNLSTYKDQLQQVRQLLDDDPGNSEYIDMEKELEEVIALTEELLSTAKQNEIPGSNVETGDDSASISFHQPKENEMEAGSMSDYHEKFPIGSKVQAVWSEDGEWYDATIEAHTVNGFYVSYDGWGNKEEVDPANVRAIQLEVNALLEAERVAEATKQAIKRKIAQAASVDFQSRNLPSKLRIEPDDPEDVKATKRKKIHAFKSKMRIEQLEVTQNKRQNAWQQFQSAKGKSKKIGFFSGRKRESIFKSPDDPNGKVGVTGSGKGLTEFQKREKHLHLKGATVEMDE